A single Biomphalaria glabrata chromosome 2, xgBioGlab47.1, whole genome shotgun sequence DNA region contains:
- the LOC106067894 gene encoding E3 ubiquitin-protein ligase RBBP6-like has product MSCIHYKFKSSLDYNSVTFDGLHLSLADLKKAIIQQKRLKPGEFDLEITNAQTGDVYKKNDELIAKNTSVIVSRVPMNKTTASSTQKSWEAFKQECAKVKEKERLMTLEKLKQTPDLVNAPASEIDKIKAVIDQSTKGFESSNLLGKNQTGTPHENYVCKRCGQRGHFVASCPNSNVEDRIVEPRYKRTTGIPSTMLTIVDDPLHPGALLTHHGQFAVPTVDVLGYMETKKERPPFLPGESHPEPPKKKIPQELLCHICEDLCVDAAIAPCCGTSFCDECLREVLLESEDHQCPSCKETNVSPDRIVANRSMRLAVTNFLNDTGYTKAKRRRTMSSGPETNQTNTLPPRRLSPNKSASSPSSGNQRADASPTYSDSKETLSTSNLTHQGSQIASDMNRHHNPHYRSYNRPSRYQHSNYSKPWRRYADRHNERNPGTSWRNDSDYNSHSYRQAENTSARDKDDTTGGGLSASDSVQENGGVKEPILATPQLKDGLSLTPQPQEGLTSTEEHQEGESSRRQHQEGHNQVHQRQEGQIPTHHRQERHQPPWPPIPTSLPDSQANVNFHLLNAAIGFLANGGMPLINGPPPTHHPYPAIPGYHLGYPVPRPPVPVPTAVPTSVPLSKEEFYQAKKILQQTEVPKKKPIDVFDSFADFTKRRTPERRRSYSRSRSGSWKKHSRSRSSSLGKKRSLTPRRRSSRSRSRSGLRARSRSLNRSRSRSLGPSRLSKLRSRSLTPTSRKSKSRSRSGPRSPKPLSSRASPLPPLRRSSKSPLSRRSRSRSYKRFSRSRSKSWSKRERSRSYSRPRSPRTYSRSPRRSPRRSPIRSPLRKSSYSPRRKSKSFSPHRRSPFRSRSRTPLSKRKISRSRTRSPFTKRSSFSPALSPPRAKSPYKKPMSPIPFRRRSPSPHRGGGGGYYRGRGRGRYGYEKYRNYHSPPRQPAPVPVPVLPNNLPPVPYNPQMGLPPPEEYFKHNPVGYQEFVRNFYAQFGPQAQAWAQSQTFQLPTTEGAVSSFPQANPYIANQRMPWESVVMSPSERPRSITPPRYRKEQSYRDNTRQWDRRPDRGRGGDRMREFDQHRKDVSERKYTGKEEERKYMNREEERKYTSKEEEKPKYRDSRKESKDGGRSRDKYATDRRSSPKSKDESKSKDKKRHEKKKEEKKSKKRSDSETKRESVLKVISLKTSPVSDQEMTSSPPVDPKHSQDIVKLNLESEVEAKSVPTDSPLKVQQSVPDVEKDKIVTKERKSVGKKKTDGLGTKKKSKEGLLEDGVEKKGKKTKKKKLTFGSSDADSKQGLKKKKAKRPVDYKSENNVSEDGEERVSPLKKAKLSEVGEKTDDTMQSASGELDHVQTTEPTFEVSTEVEASNLGDNLSEEKSTDVLSSAAVSGQTELTSQNKTELVPELPELSKWEREDFDLFEALEQPKEKPQEKMMLPRSVVDKAEKFLSYKPMKNAVIAPSTTMTSKSPESPPPPEKRNTDTAASRRVFIERKDSRDKKTELQITVKTDKNKNDNSNGKRHLTSKYEETRHHYRHSSSDFEEDQRSVVKSRSLERELQEKAKSRKSKEKERKREEKESKRDSRSYKENTRDDSSKKDKTDILKEKPKESESKERRHSKDLSGGGDIHKSSKDLRHKLEEKAKSKTAIDPRKLSVLDESEFVPDYEDLGVDVSSDKETDNILTSHHSGASTPDSPALESKRRKKEEEETEGDTRVEETTTDNEETSKHKKSKKKHKHKEKKEKHKHKKKKHKHKKSKEEKEVKAQTSKPDST; this is encoded by the exons aaagagaaagaacgaCTGATGactttagaaaaattaaaacag ACACCTGATCTAGTTAATGCCCCAGCATCAGAGATTGATAAGATCAAAGCTGTGATTGATCAATCAACTAAAGGTTTTGAATCTTCGAA TCTTCTTGGCAAAAACCAGACAGGAACACCTCATGAAAATTATGTGTGCAAAAGATGTGGACAAAGAGGCCATTTTGTTGCAAGTTGTCCCAACTCCAATGTT GAAGATCGCATTGTTGAACCCCGCTATAAACGCACAACTGGCATACCAAGTACCATGTTGACCATTGTAGATGACCCCTTGCATCCAGGAGCCCTGTTGACTCATCATGGCCAGTTTGCAGTGCCCACTGTTGATGT TCTTGGCTACATGGAAACCAAAAAAGAGAGACCTCCATTTTTGCCAGGGGAAAGTCATCCTGAAccaccaaagaaaaaaataccccAAGAACTTCTTTGCCATATTTGTGAAGATCTGTGTGTGGATGCAGCTATTGCTCCCTGTTGTGGAACCAGCTTCTGTGATGAGT GTCTTCGAGAAGTTTTGCTTGAAAGTGAAGATCATCAGTGTCCATCTTGTAAGGAGACCAATGTGTCACCTGACAGAATTGTTGCCAATAGATCTATGAGACTTGCTGtcaccaattttttaaatgatactgGATATACTAAG GCAAAGAGACGTCGCACTATGTCAAGTGGACCTGAGACAAATCAAACCAATACTTTACCTCCTAGAAGACTATCTCCAAACAAGTCAGCCAGCAGTCCTAGCTCAGGTAATCAAAGGGCTGATGCTTCACCAACATACAGTGATTCTAAAGAGACATTGAGCACTTCTAACTTAACTCATCAAGGCTCACAGATTGCTAGTGATATGAATAGACACCACAACCCTCATTATAGATCATATAATAGGCCATCCAGATATCAGCACTCTAACTATTCAAAGCCATGGCGGCGTTATGCAGATCGACATAATGAACGAAATCCTGGCACTTCTTGGAG aaatgatTCTGACTACAATTCACATTCATATAGACAAGCTGAGAACACATCTGCTAGAGATAAGGATGACACTACTGGAGGAGG ATTATCTGCTTCAGACAGTGTTCAGGAAAATGGTGGTGTAAAAGAACCAATTCTGGCAACACCTCAGCTTAAAGATGGATTAAGTCTAACACCACAGCCTCAAGAAGGACTAACCTCCACAGAAGAGCATCAGGAAGGAGAGAGCTCAAGGCGTCAGCACCAAGAGGGACATAACCAGGTACATCAACGGCAAGAGGGACAGATCCCAACTCATCATCGCCAGGAAAGACATCAGCCTCCTTGGCCTCCAATCCCTACTTCTCTGCCTGACAGTCAAGCCAATGTGAATTTTCATCTGTTAAATGCTGCCATTGGCTTTTTAGCCAACGGAGGCATGCCTTTAATAAATGGACCACCTCCAACACATCATCCATATCCag CAATACCTGGTTATCATTTGGGTTACCCAGTACCAAGGCCTCCTGTGCCTGTTCCTACAGCAGTTCCTACATCTGTACCTTTATCCAAAGAAGAATTCTACCAAGCCAAGAAAATTCTACAGCAAACAGAGGTCCCTAAGAAAAAACCCATAGATGTCTTTGATTCTTTTGCTGATTTCACAAAGAGACGAACTCCTGAAAGACGAAGAAG ttACTCAAGATCACGATCAGGATCCTGGAAAAAGCACAGTAGATCTCGCAGTAGTTCACTAGGGAAAAAAAGATCATTGACACCCAGAAGAAGAAGTTCTCGTTCTCGTTCCAGATCTGGACTTAGAGCTCGTTCTAGATCTCTCAACAGATCACGCTCAAGATCCTTAGGGCCTTCAAGATTATCAAAACTTCGCTCTAGATCATTAACACCAACGTCAAggaaatcaaaatctagatCTCGTTCAGGTCCTAGAAGTCCAAAACCTTTATCATCAAGAGCTTCACCATTACCACCTTTAAGGCGTTCATCAAAATCTCCATTGTCACGTAGATCAAGGTCAAGATCTTATAAACGGTTTTCCAGATCTCGCTCCAAATCTTGGTCAAAACGAGAACGTTCTAGGTCATATTCTAGACCTAGGTCACCCAGGACATATTCTAGGTCACCAAGGCGTTCACCTCGCCGTTCACCAATTAGATCACCTCTTCGCAAATCTTCATATTCACCTAGAAGAAAATCCAAATCATTCAGTCCTCATCGAAGGTCACCATTTCGTTCAAGGTCCAGAACTCCTCTTTCAAAAAGgaaaatttctagatctaggacaaGGTCACCTTTTACAAAGAGGTCGTCCTTTTCACCAGCACTCTCTCCACCACGTGCTAAAAGTCCCTATAAAAAGCCAATGTCTCCCATTCCTTTCAGACGAAGGTCTCCATCACCTCACCGTGGAGGTGGCGGTGGCTATTATCGTGGCAGGGGTAGGGGTAGATATGGTTATGAAAAATATCGGAACTACCACAGTCCCCCACGCCAGCCAGCTCCTGTACCTGTTCCTGTTCTACCAAATAATCTGCCCCCAGTACCTTACAATCCACAGATGGGACTGCCACCACCAGAGGAATACTTCAAGCATAACCCAGTTGGCTATCAAGAATTTGTACGCAATTTTTATGCTCAGTTTGGCCCCCAAGCTCAAGCATGGGCTCAGAGCCAAACATTCCAGCTTCCAACCACAGAGGGGGCTGTGTCCAGTTTTCCTCAAGCTAATCCTTATATAGCTAATCAGAGAATGCCTTGGGAGTCTGTGGTCATGTCACCATCAgaaagacctagatctattacaccaCCAAGATACAGAAAAGAGCAGAGCTACAGGGATAACACGAGACAATGGGATAGGCGGCCTGATAGAGGGCGAGGTGGTGATAGAATGAGAGAATTTGATCAGCATCGCAAAGATGTCAGTGAGCGTAAATATACAGGCAAGGAAGAAGAGCGTAAATATATGAACAGAGAAGAAGAGCGTAAATATACAAGTAAAGAAGAAGAGAAACCTAAATATAGAGATAGCCGTaaggaaagtaaagatggtggTCGAAGCAGAGATAAATATGCTACAGACAGGAGAAGTAGTCCAAAGTCTAAAGATGAATCGAAAAGCAAAGATAAGAAGCGAcatgagaagaaaaaagaagaaaagaaatccAAGAAACGTTCAGATAGTGAGACCAAGAGGGAAAGCGTTTTAAAAGTAATCTCTCTAAAGACTAGTCCAGTAAGTGACCAAGAGATGACATCATCACCACCTGTAGATCCCAAACACTCTCAAGACATAGTGAAACTTAATCTTGAATCTGAAGTGGAAGCTAAATCTGTGCCCACTGACTCTCCACTCAAAGTTCAACAATCTGTTCCTGATGTTGAGAAAGACAAAATAGTCactaaagaaagaaaatctGTTGGCAAGAAGAAAACAGATGGCCTTGGTACTAAGAAGAAATCTAAGGAAGGTTTACTTGAAGATGGAGTAgaaaagaaagggaaaaagacaaagaaaaagaagctGACATTTGGCTCATCAGATGCTGACAGTAAACAGGgactgaagaaaaagaaagccaAACGTCCAGTGGATTATAAATCTGAAAACAATGTCTCTGAAGATGGTGAGGAACGAGTTAGCCCATTAAAGAAAGCAAAGCTGTCTGAAGTGGGAGAGAAAACAGATGATACAATGCAGTCTGCTTCTGGTGAGCTTGATCATGTTCAAACCACTGAGCCAACATTTGAAGTTAGCACTGAAGTGGAGGCAAGTAACCTTGGGGATAATCTATCTGAAGAGAAAAGCACAGATGTCTTGAGCTCTGCTGCAGTTAGTGGTCAGACTGAGTTAACTAGTCAAAATAAAACTGAACTTGTACCAGAACTTCCTGAACTCAGCAAATGGGAAAGGGAGGACTTTGATCTTTTTGAAGCTCTTGAACAACCCAAAGAGAAACCTCAAGAAAAAATGATGCTGCCGAG ATCTGTTGTTGATAAAGCTGAGAAGTTTTTGAGCTACAAGCCCATGAAGAATGCTGTCATTGCTCCCAGTACAACCATGACAAGCAAATCTCCAGAGTCACCCCCACCTCCTGAGAAACGAAACACTGATACAGCTGCTTCCAGAAGAGTTTTCATTGAAAGAAAAGACAGTAGAGACAAGAAAACTGAGCTGCAGATTACTGTCAAAACTGACAAGAACAAAAATGATAACAGTAATGGCAAACGCCATTTAACGTCAAAATATGAAGAAACTCGGCATCACTATCGCCATAGCAGTAGTGATTTTGAAGAAGACCAACGCTCTGTTGTGAAATCACGGTCTTTAGAAAGAGAACTTCAAGAAAAAGCTAAATCCAGAAAAagcaaagagaaagaaagaaaaagagaagaaaaagaatccAAAAGAGATAGTCGCTCTTATAAAGAAAATACTAGAGATGACTCTTCCAAGAAAGATAAGACTGATATTCTTAAAGAAAAGCCAAAGGAATCTGAATCTAAAGAAAGACGTCACAGCAAAGATTTGTCGGGTGGAGGTGACATTCACAAATCGTCCAAAGATTTACGTCACAAGCTTGAAGAAAAAGCTAAGTCAAAAACAGCAATTGATCCAAGAAAACTATCTGTGCTGGACGAGTCAGAATTTGTACCAGATTATGAAGATTTAGGTGTGGATGTTTCCAGTGATAAAGAAACAGACAATATCTTGACCTCTCATCATTCAGGAGCCTCTACCCCAGATTCTCCTGCCCTGGAGAGCAAGAGGAGGAAAAAAGAGGAGGAGGAGACTGAGGGAGATACCAGAGTGGAAGAGACCACCACAGACAATGAAGAAACTAGCAAGCATAAAAAGTCCAAgaagaaacacaaacacaaagagaagaaagagaagcaCAAGcacaaaaagaagaaacacaaacacaagaagagcaaggaagagaaagaggtGAAAGCACAGACTAGCAAACCTGACTCTACATAG